A stretch of the Pseudomonadota bacterium genome encodes the following:
- a CDS encoding tetratricopeptide repeat protein — protein MNLFARILSHGFALAVVVLLALGLIYRGELFPEWKLPEYLVPGHQQLASDSDRMAAAGSASAETPATESSDAEAVPPAFMSPPPPPPPAPSGAGLGSGAELAAPEVAATEDAVPPEAATAPPTAAAEAVPTPAAESAAAPPEDVGAPPETAAVPAATAAGGEAPEVPAMPAAGETSAAAPAASVAKPAASAPATPYRLLAAAREAYWLRDYAAAEEKYQALIALDPDNPDGYGELGNMYFSQGDWDKASAAYFEAGARLANQGHLERARQMAEVIHGLNGGQAGELEQLINAAEAATPR, from the coding sequence ATGAATCTCTTTGCACGTATCCTGAGCCATGGCTTCGCGCTTGCCGTGGTTGTGCTGCTGGCACTCGGGCTGATCTATCGGGGCGAACTGTTCCCGGAGTGGAAGCTGCCGGAATATCTGGTGCCCGGACACCAGCAGCTAGCCTCGGACAGCGACCGGATGGCCGCTGCCGGGAGCGCGTCGGCAGAAACCCCGGCGACAGAATCCAGCGACGCCGAGGCGGTTCCGCCGGCTTTCATGTCGCCGCCGCCGCCGCCACCGCCGGCCCCGAGCGGGGCTGGGCTGGGCAGCGGCGCCGAACTGGCCGCGCCCGAAGTTGCGGCCACTGAGGATGCGGTACCGCCGGAGGCCGCGACCGCACCGCCGACGGCGGCTGCCGAGGCAGTGCCGACACCGGCAGCCGAATCCGCGGCAGCACCGCCGGAGGACGTGGGTGCGCCGCCCGAAACCGCAGCGGTACCGGCAGCCACGGCTGCCGGCGGCGAGGCGCCAGAGGTGCCGGCCATGCCGGCCGCGGGCGAGACGAGTGCTGCCGCACCGGCAGCTTCCGTCGCCAAGCCGGCGGCGTCTGCGCCGGCCACACCCTACCGTCTCCTGGCCGCGGCACGCGAAGCCTACTGGCTGCGCGACTATGCGGCTGCGGAGGAGAAATACCAGGCGCTCATCGCCCTCGATCCGGACAACCCGGACGGTTACGGGGAACTGGGTAATATGTATTTTTCGCAGGGTGACTGGGACAAGGCATCTGCCGCGTACTTCGAGGCGGGGGCGCGGCTGGCAAACCAGGGGCACCTGGAGCGCGCGCGCCAGATGGCAGAGGTCATCCACGGCCTGAACGGCGGACAGGCGGGCGAGCTGGAACAGTTGATCAATGCGGCGGAGGCAGCGACTCCCCGCTGA